Proteins from one Stenotrophomonas aracearum genomic window:
- a CDS encoding L,D-transpeptidase family protein, whose product MLLRLPASVSLLALALAAASPVMAQAPATLPAPIAEDAPLATGVRSDLHAQVLLDRAQFSPGQIDGVLGSNQKRAVAGFQAAKGLKVSGELDDATWQALQPDTAGPLATYTLTAEDVAGPFLPVPKKPADQAKMTALGYASVAESLGERFHADPKLLQTLNPGVDLGKAGSQIQVPNIAPTALPKAAKLVIDKSDSTLRLYDAQGKVYAQVPVSSGSQHDPLPIGEWKILGISRDPPFHYNPKLFWDAKKGDKKATIPPGPNNPVGPVWIDISKPHYGLHGTPEPGHVGKTESHGCVRMTNWDALRVADAVDASVPVIMQE is encoded by the coding sequence ATGCTGCTGCGACTGCCTGCTTCTGTTTCCCTGCTTGCCCTGGCCCTCGCTGCCGCTTCGCCGGTGATGGCGCAGGCCCCAGCCACGCTTCCCGCCCCCATTGCAGAAGACGCCCCGCTTGCCACCGGTGTCCGCTCGGACCTGCACGCGCAGGTCCTGCTGGATCGCGCGCAGTTCTCGCCCGGGCAGATCGATGGCGTGCTGGGCTCGAACCAGAAGCGCGCGGTGGCGGGATTCCAGGCCGCGAAGGGGCTGAAGGTCAGCGGTGAGCTGGACGATGCCACCTGGCAGGCGTTGCAGCCGGACACTGCGGGGCCGCTGGCGACCTACACGCTGACTGCGGAAGACGTGGCCGGGCCGTTCCTGCCGGTGCCGAAGAAGCCTGCCGACCAGGCGAAGATGACAGCGCTGGGCTATGCCTCGGTCGCCGAGTCGCTGGGCGAGCGGTTCCATGCCGATCCCAAGCTGCTGCAGACCCTCAACCCGGGCGTGGACCTGGGCAAGGCCGGCAGCCAGATCCAGGTGCCGAACATCGCCCCGACTGCGTTGCCCAAGGCGGCCAAGCTGGTGATCGACAAGTCTGATTCGACCCTGCGCCTGTACGACGCGCAGGGCAAGGTGTACGCGCAGGTGCCGGTGTCTTCGGGGAGCCAGCACGATCCCCTGCCGATCGGCGAGTGGAAGATCCTGGGCATCTCGCGCGATCCGCCGTTCCACTACAACCCGAAGCTGTTCTGGGATGCGAAGAAGGGCGATAAAAAGGCGACGATTCCGCCGGGTCCGAACAATCCCGTGGGTCCGGTGTGGATTGATATTTCCAAACCGCATTACGGCCTGCACGGTACGCCGGAGCCGGGCCACGTGGGCAAGACTGAATCGCACGGCTGCGTGCGCATGACCAACTGGGATGCCCTTCGGGTCGCCGACGCGGTGGACGCGTCGGTGCCCGTCATCATGCAGGAGTAA
- a CDS encoding M23 family metallopeptidase, which translates to MLTRLLALGVVIGVAGWWLLASDTGTSSEVAGGRAEPGATSGVPVASEPTPPVEPGSARLAVAPDPHPVEPGPARLAVTPDAPKSSQAGPGSTGAGTTPAPGTADVAAAPANAVAPSALLLPVQGITAAQLQDTFTDARSEGRVHDAIDILAAEGTPVLAVADGTVEKLFDSERGGLTVYQFEPSGKYCYYYAHLQRYADGLAEKKTIKRGEVIGYVGHTGNASPDAPHLHFEIHRLGPEKQWWKGESLNPYPVLRGTQALP; encoded by the coding sequence ATGCTGACTCGACTGCTGGCGCTGGGCGTGGTGATCGGGGTGGCCGGGTGGTGGTTGCTGGCTTCGGACACCGGTACGTCGTCCGAGGTTGCAGGCGGCCGGGCAGAGCCCGGCGCTACCTCGGGGGTGCCCGTGGCGTCGGAACCCACCCCGCCGGTAGAGCCGGGCTCTGCCCGGCTTGCCGTAGCCCCGGACCCCCACCCGGTAGAGCCGGGCCCTGCCCGGCTGGCGGTGACCCCTGATGCGCCGAAAAGCAGCCAGGCAGGGCCTGGCTCTACCGGGGCCGGGACCACACCCGCGCCCGGGACCGCCGATGTGGCCGCAGCCCCCGCCAACGCCGTAGCGCCGTCGGCGCTGCTGCTTCCCGTGCAGGGCATCACCGCCGCGCAGCTGCAGGACACGTTCACCGATGCGCGCAGCGAAGGCCGGGTGCATGACGCCATCGATATCCTCGCTGCCGAGGGCACCCCGGTGCTGGCGGTGGCCGACGGCACGGTGGAAAAACTGTTCGACAGCGAGCGCGGCGGCCTGACCGTCTACCAGTTCGAGCCCAGCGGCAAGTACTGCTACTACTACGCCCATCTGCAGCGCTACGCCGACGGGTTGGCCGAGAAGAAAACGATCAAGCGCGGCGAGGTGATCGGCTACGTCGGCCACACCGGCAACGCCAGCCCCGACGCCCCGCACCTGCACTTCGAGATCCACCGCCTGGGTCCGGAAAAGCAGTGGTGGAAGGGCGAATCGCTCAACCCCTACCCGGTCCTGCGCGGCACCCAGGCCCTGCCCTGA
- a CDS encoding S-(hydroxymethyl)glutathione dehydrogenase/class III alcohol dehydrogenase — MKSRAAVAFAAGEPLKIVEIDVAPPQKGEVLVRITHTGVCHTDAFTLSGDDPEGLFPAVLGHEGAGIVVEVGEGVTSVKPGDHVIPLYTAECGECLFCTSGKTNLCVAVRATQGKGVMPDGTTRFSYNGQPIYHYMGCSTFSEYTVVAEVSLAKINPEANPEHVCLLGCGVTTGIGAVHNTAKVQEGDSVAVFGLGGIGLAVIQGARQAKAGRIFAIDTNPSKFELAKQFGATDCINPKDFDKPIQQVIVEQTTWGVDHTFECIGNVNVMRAALECAHRGWGQSVIIGVAGSGQEISTRPFQLVTGRSWKGTAFGGVKGRSQLPGMVEDAMKGDIELAPFVTHTMELEQINDAFDVMHEGKSIRSVVHY, encoded by the coding sequence ATGAAATCCCGTGCCGCTGTTGCCTTCGCCGCTGGCGAACCGCTGAAGATCGTCGAGATCGACGTTGCCCCGCCGCAGAAGGGCGAAGTGCTGGTGCGCATCACCCACACCGGCGTCTGCCATACCGACGCCTTCACCCTGTCCGGCGACGATCCGGAAGGCCTGTTCCCGGCCGTGCTCGGCCATGAGGGTGCCGGCATCGTGGTGGAAGTGGGCGAGGGCGTGACCAGCGTCAAGCCGGGCGACCACGTGATTCCGCTGTACACCGCCGAGTGCGGCGAGTGCCTGTTCTGTACCTCGGGCAAGACCAACCTGTGCGTGGCGGTGCGCGCCACCCAGGGCAAGGGCGTGATGCCCGATGGCACCACCCGCTTCAGCTACAACGGCCAGCCGATCTACCACTACATGGGCTGCTCCACCTTCAGCGAATACACCGTGGTCGCCGAAGTCTCGCTGGCCAAGATCAACCCGGAGGCCAACCCGGAACACGTGTGCCTGCTGGGCTGCGGCGTGACCACCGGCATCGGCGCGGTGCACAACACCGCCAAGGTGCAGGAAGGCGATTCGGTGGCCGTGTTCGGGCTCGGCGGCATCGGCCTGGCGGTGATCCAGGGCGCGCGCCAGGCCAAGGCCGGCCGCATCTTCGCGATCGACACCAACCCGTCCAAGTTCGAGCTGGCCAAACAGTTCGGCGCCACCGACTGCATCAACCCGAAGGACTTCGACAAGCCGATCCAGCAGGTCATCGTCGAGCAGACCACCTGGGGCGTGGACCACACCTTCGAGTGCATCGGCAACGTCAACGTGATGCGTGCGGCGCTGGAATGCGCGCACCGCGGCTGGGGCCAGTCGGTGATCATCGGCGTGGCCGGTTCGGGCCAGGAGATCTCCACCCGGCCGTTCCAGCTGGTCACCGGGCGGTCGTGGAAAGGCACCGCGTTCGGTGGCGTCAAGGGGCGCAGCCAGCTGCCGGGCATGGTCGAAGACGCGATGAAGGGCGACATCGAGCTGGCACCGTTCGTCACCCACACCATGGAACTGGAACAGATCAACGACGCCTTCGACGTGATGCATGAAGGCAAGTCGATCCGTTCGGTCGTCCACTACTGA
- a CDS encoding PA4780 family RIO1-like protein kinase, with translation MKTPESLQALIEDGVIDEVLRPLKSGKEAAVYVVRSGDDVRCAKVYKDMAQRSFQQRTQYQEGRKVRGSREARAVGKASKYGRKQQETAWKNTEVDALYQLRDAGVRVPVPYGYFHGVLVMELVTDAEGFSAARLGEVELEPDQAREFHQILVRQVVLMLCCGLIHGDLSPYNVLVGPDGPVVIDFPQVVSAGGNNAARSMLLRDVNNLTAYLGRSAPELLDTWYGEEMWALFEAGDLRPDSELTGTFVHDESTIDLDSVRHAINDAREEALIRQQGREAAEEMDD, from the coding sequence GTGAAGACCCCCGAAAGCCTGCAGGCGCTGATCGAAGACGGCGTCATCGACGAGGTGCTGCGGCCGCTGAAGAGCGGCAAGGAAGCAGCCGTGTACGTGGTGCGCAGCGGCGACGATGTGCGCTGCGCGAAGGTCTACAAGGACATGGCGCAGCGCAGCTTCCAGCAGCGCACGCAGTACCAGGAAGGCCGCAAGGTGCGGGGCAGCCGCGAGGCGCGCGCCGTGGGCAAGGCCAGCAAGTACGGCCGCAAGCAGCAGGAAACGGCCTGGAAGAACACCGAAGTGGACGCGCTGTACCAGCTGCGCGATGCCGGGGTGCGCGTGCCGGTGCCGTACGGCTATTTCCACGGCGTACTGGTGATGGAACTGGTGACCGATGCCGAAGGGTTCTCCGCCGCGCGCTTGGGCGAAGTGGAGCTGGAGCCGGACCAGGCCCGTGAGTTCCACCAGATCCTGGTGCGGCAGGTGGTGCTGATGCTGTGCTGCGGCCTGATCCACGGCGACCTGTCGCCGTACAACGTGCTGGTGGGCCCGGACGGCCCGGTGGTGATCGATTTCCCGCAGGTGGTCAGCGCCGGTGGCAACAACGCCGCGCGCAGCATGCTGCTGCGCGATGTGAACAACCTGACCGCCTACCTGGGGCGTTCGGCGCCGGAGCTGCTGGACACCTGGTATGGCGAGGAAATGTGGGCGCTGTTCGAGGCCGGCGACCTGCGGCCGGACAGCGAACTGACCGGCACGTTCGTGCATGACGAATCGACCATCGACCTCGATAGTGTGCGCCATGCGATCAATGACGCGCGGGAAGAAGCGTTGATTCGCCAGCAGGGTCGTGAAGCCGCGGAAGAAATGGACGATTGA
- a CDS encoding DegV family protein, whose amino-acid sequence MRIGIVVDSACDLPQDFIQQHNIVVLPITVRIGEAVLADHRDEQATLSFLHAHVAENGAEAETIPFSVAQIRDLFLGKLVIDYDHVFCMTITKTRSPIYDNAMQASFAILNDYKPVRQAAGYNSPFALRVLDTQNLFAAQGITAVEAVRLRDSGAGVQQIRERLEQLSQNVHGYMVTRDLYYLRARARHKGDRSVGLISAALGSALDIKPVLHGFRGETGPVAKIKGFDNAVQKLFEFVGQRVRAGLLSPTVCVSYGGELADLQTLTGYAGLRETCKAHGVELYETVMSLTGMVNVGKGAVTVGFADEPHTFTA is encoded by the coding sequence ATGCGCATCGGAATCGTGGTCGACTCTGCCTGTGATCTACCGCAGGACTTCATCCAGCAACACAACATCGTGGTGCTGCCCATTACCGTCCGGATTGGCGAGGCCGTGCTGGCCGACCACCGCGACGAGCAGGCGACCTTGAGTTTCCTGCATGCCCACGTTGCCGAGAACGGCGCCGAGGCCGAAACCATTCCCTTCAGCGTCGCGCAGATCCGCGACCTGTTCCTGGGCAAGCTGGTGATCGATTACGACCATGTGTTCTGCATGACGATCACCAAGACCCGCAGCCCGATCTACGACAACGCGATGCAGGCCAGCTTCGCGATCCTCAACGACTACAAGCCGGTGCGCCAGGCGGCCGGCTACAACTCGCCGTTCGCGCTGCGCGTGCTGGACACCCAGAACCTGTTCGCCGCCCAGGGCATCACCGCGGTGGAAGCGGTGCGCCTGCGCGACAGCGGTGCCGGCGTGCAGCAGATCCGCGAGCGGCTGGAGCAGCTGTCGCAGAACGTGCACGGCTACATGGTCACCCGCGACCTGTACTACCTGCGCGCGCGTGCCCGCCACAAGGGCGACCGCAGCGTGGGCCTGATCAGCGCCGCGCTCGGCAGCGCGCTGGACATCAAGCCGGTGCTGCATGGCTTCCGTGGCGAAACCGGGCCGGTGGCCAAGATCAAGGGCTTCGACAACGCCGTGCAGAAGCTGTTCGAGTTCGTCGGCCAGCGGGTCCGCGCCGGGCTTCTCTCGCCGACCGTCTGCGTGAGCTATGGCGGTGAACTGGCCGACCTGCAGACCCTGACGGGCTACGCCGGCCTGCGCGAGACCTGCAAGGCGCACGGGGTGGAGCTGTACGAGACGGTGATGAGCCTGACCGGCATGGTCAACGTGGGCAAGGGCGCGGTGACGGTCGGGTTTGCCGACGAGCCGCATACCTTTACTGCCTGA
- a CDS encoding metal/formaldehyde-sensitive transcriptional repressor, whose protein sequence is MPHSPEEKKKVLARVRRIRGQCDALDRALEAGAACGPVLQQIAAIRGAVNGLMSEVMEAHLREEFGQPAQSDDQRAERVRDMSALIRSYLK, encoded by the coding sequence GTGCCGCATTCCCCGGAAGAAAAGAAGAAGGTCCTGGCCCGCGTGCGCCGCATCCGCGGCCAGTGCGACGCGCTCGACCGCGCGCTGGAGGCCGGCGCCGCGTGCGGCCCGGTGCTGCAGCAGATCGCTGCGATCCGCGGGGCCGTCAACGGGCTGATGTCCGAAGTGATGGAAGCCCACCTGCGCGAGGAATTCGGCCAGCCGGCCCAGTCCGACGACCAGCGCGCCGAGCGCGTGCGCGACATGAGCGCGCTGATCCGTTCCTACCTGAAATAA
- a CDS encoding cation diffusion facilitator family transporter has translation MAKPSGSRLVVYAALVGNLCIAIAKFIAAGISGSSAMLSEGVHSLVDTLNEVLLLYGLHRADKKPDTVHPFGYGRELYFWSFIVALLVFAAGAGVSAYEGVLHIRNPEPATNHALSYTVLGIAFVFEGVSWWVALREFRATKGTMGYFEAFRRSKDPATFTVLLEDSAALLGLAFAAAGLAAAQWFDMPELDGVASLCIAGVLAVTAFLLARETKGLLVGEPAHPSVARRILAVANTDPDLRNANGVTTMQMGPEQVVAMLSAEFEDDRTTPQIEACITRIEQAVKAEYPELVALFVKPQTPEVFRARRAALGDPG, from the coding sequence ATGGCCAAGCCATCCGGTTCGCGCCTGGTTGTATACGCCGCCCTTGTCGGCAACCTGTGCATCGCCATCGCCAAGTTCATTGCGGCCGGCATCTCCGGCAGCTCGGCGATGCTCAGCGAAGGCGTCCATTCGCTGGTAGACACGCTCAATGAAGTGCTGCTCCTGTACGGGCTGCACCGGGCCGACAAGAAACCGGACACCGTGCACCCGTTTGGTTACGGGCGCGAACTGTACTTCTGGAGCTTCATCGTCGCGCTGCTGGTGTTCGCGGCCGGCGCTGGCGTATCTGCGTATGAGGGCGTGCTGCATATCCGCAACCCCGAGCCGGCCACCAACCACGCACTGAGCTACACGGTGCTGGGCATCGCCTTCGTGTTCGAGGGCGTTTCATGGTGGGTGGCATTGCGCGAATTCCGCGCCACCAAGGGCACCATGGGCTACTTCGAGGCGTTCCGGCGCAGCAAGGATCCCGCCACCTTCACCGTGTTGCTGGAAGACAGCGCCGCCCTGCTCGGCCTGGCCTTCGCCGCAGCCGGCCTGGCCGCGGCACAATGGTTCGACATGCCCGAGTTGGATGGCGTGGCCTCGCTGTGCATTGCCGGCGTGCTGGCGGTCACCGCGTTCCTGTTGGCGCGCGAGACCAAGGGGCTGCTGGTCGGCGAACCCGCCCACCCCAGTGTCGCCCGGCGCATCCTGGCGGTGGCCAATACGGACCCCGACCTGCGCAACGCCAACGGCGTGACCACCATGCAGATGGGACCGGAGCAGGTGGTGGCCATGCTCAGCGCGGAGTTCGAGGACGACCGCACCACCCCGCAGATCGAGGCCTGCATTACCCGGATCGAGCAGGCGGTGAAGGCGGAGTACCCGGAGCTGGTGGCGCTGTTCGTGAAGCCGCAGACACCCGAAGTGTTCCGTGCCCGGCGTGCAGCACTGGGCGATCCGGGATGA
- the fghA gene encoding S-formylglutathione hydrolase — translation MERIEHRAAFGGWQDVYQHRSAVLGCEMKVAVYLPPQATTQKLPVLYWLSGLTCTEQNFITKAGAQRYAAEHGVILVAPDTSPRGDDVADAEGYDLGKGAGFYLNATEQPWAAHYRMYDYIVDELPGLIEAHLPATDARSISGHSMGGHGALLIALRNPGRYRSVSAFSPIVAPTRVPWGQKAFSAYLGEDRAGWAQWDASELVAAAAEKLPLLVDQGGGDEFLDSQLQPQWLQAACTAAGHPLQLRLQPGYDHSYYFISSFIGEHIAYHAKALYG, via the coding sequence ATGGAACGCATTGAACACCGCGCCGCCTTCGGCGGCTGGCAGGACGTGTACCAGCACCGCTCGGCGGTGCTGGGCTGCGAGATGAAGGTGGCGGTATACCTGCCGCCGCAGGCCACCACGCAGAAACTGCCGGTGCTGTACTGGCTGAGCGGGCTGACCTGCACCGAGCAGAACTTCATCACCAAGGCCGGTGCGCAGCGCTATGCCGCCGAGCACGGGGTGATCCTGGTCGCGCCGGATACCAGCCCGCGCGGTGACGATGTGGCCGACGCGGAAGGCTACGACCTGGGCAAGGGGGCGGGGTTCTACCTCAATGCCACCGAGCAGCCATGGGCGGCGCATTACCGCATGTATGACTACATCGTGGATGAGCTGCCGGGGCTGATCGAAGCGCACCTGCCGGCGACCGATGCACGCAGCATCAGCGGGCACTCGATGGGCGGGCATGGCGCGCTGCTGATCGCGCTGCGCAACCCGGGGCGCTACCGCAGCGTCTCGGCGTTCTCCCCGATCGTGGCCCCGACCCGGGTGCCGTGGGGGCAGAAGGCGTTCTCGGCGTACCTGGGCGAAGATCGCGCCGGCTGGGCGCAGTGGGATGCGAGTGAGCTGGTGGCCGCGGCGGCGGAGAAGTTGCCGCTGCTGGTCGACCAGGGCGGTGGGGATGAGTTCCTGGACAGCCAGCTGCAGCCGCAGTGGCTTCAGGCGGCGTGTACGGCAGCGGGGCATCCGCTGCAGCTGCGACTGCAGCCTGGGTATGACCACAGTTATTACTTCATCAGCAGCTTCATTGGTGAGCACATCGCGTATCACGCCAAGGCGTTGTACGGCTGA
- a CDS encoding amidohydrolase family protein, protein MSARSKASLLALALLAAAPASWAQDLLVRNATVHTATARGSLEHSDVLVQGGVIRAVGTGLAAPAGVTVVEANGRPLTPALFGGITDIGIEEVSGESTTVDSTLKLEDQPLRPEFDVTLAYNPSSVLIPVARLDGIGFTALGANSGGGFVAGQGGVMRLDGSADPIGPLALYLRLGSSAAELTGNSRAAQWMLLEQMVSEARGRVPVDSPHALLTPAGRATLARYLAGQGRLVVEVDRAADIRQLLRWAAREKVKIAIAGGAEAWRVAPQLAQAGVPVFVDALGNLPASFDQLGATLENAARLHAAGVPVSFTQRDDPSHNARKMRQLAGNAVANGLPWQDGLAGLTRVPAQALGVGDKVGSIEPGKLADLVLWEGDPLDVGHYAEQVWLGGRAMPMRSRQTELRDRYAAPAGSEPRAYSR, encoded by the coding sequence ATGAGCGCGCGTTCGAAGGCTTCACTGCTGGCGCTGGCGCTGCTGGCGGCGGCACCGGCCAGCTGGGCACAGGACCTGCTGGTCCGCAATGCCACGGTGCATACCGCCACCGCGCGTGGCAGCCTGGAGCACAGCGACGTGCTGGTCCAGGGCGGGGTGATCCGCGCGGTCGGCACCGGCTTGGCCGCGCCGGCCGGGGTGACCGTGGTGGAGGCCAACGGCCGCCCGCTGACCCCGGCGCTGTTCGGCGGCATCACCGACATCGGCATCGAAGAGGTGTCCGGCGAGTCGACCACGGTGGACAGCACGTTGAAGCTGGAAGACCAGCCGCTGCGTCCGGAGTTCGATGTGACCCTGGCCTACAACCCGTCCTCGGTGCTGATTCCGGTGGCGCGGCTGGACGGCATCGGCTTTACCGCGCTGGGTGCGAACAGCGGCGGCGGCTTCGTCGCCGGCCAGGGCGGGGTGATGCGGCTGGACGGCAGTGCCGACCCGATCGGGCCGCTGGCGCTGTACCTGCGGCTGGGCTCTTCGGCCGCCGAACTCACCGGCAACTCGCGCGCCGCGCAGTGGATGCTGCTGGAGCAGATGGTGAGCGAAGCGCGCGGCCGGGTCCCGGTCGATTCGCCGCATGCCCTGCTCACGCCGGCCGGGCGCGCCACGCTGGCCCGCTACCTGGCCGGCCAGGGACGCCTGGTGGTCGAAGTGGACCGCGCCGCCGACATCCGCCAGCTGCTGCGCTGGGCCGCGCGCGAGAAGGTGAAGATCGCCATCGCCGGCGGCGCTGAAGCCTGGCGGGTGGCCCCGCAGCTGGCGCAGGCCGGGGTGCCGGTGTTCGTCGATGCGCTGGGCAACCTTCCGGCCAGCTTCGACCAGCTCGGCGCCACGCTGGAAAACGCCGCGCGCCTGCACGCCGCCGGCGTGCCGGTCAGCTTCACCCAGCGCGACGACCCCTCGCACAACGCCCGCAAGATGCGCCAGCTGGCCGGCAACGCAGTGGCCAACGGCCTGCCCTGGCAGGACGGCCTGGCCGGGCTGACCCGGGTGCCGGCACAGGCGCTGGGGGTGGGCGACAAGGTGGGCAGCATCGAGCCGGGCAAGCTGGCCGACCTGGTGCTGTGGGAAGGCGACCCGCTGGACGTGGGCCACTATGCCGAGCAGGTCTGGCTGGGTGGCCGGGCCATGCCGATGCGCTCGCGCCAGACCGAGCTGCGCGACCGCTATGCGGCGCCGGCGGGGAGCGAACCGCGGGCATACTCGCGCTAA